CGCGCGCCAGGACGAGTGGATCGAGCTCCGGAACGCGGGAGCGATCGCGCTGTCTCTCGACTCGTACTATCTCACCGACACCGACTCCACCCTTCGCATCGTGCCCACCGGAACGCTCCAGCCCGGGGCGGTCGTGGTGATCACGGGGAGGATGGCCGAGGACTGGCAGCGACTCGCGGGGAGGACCGTCACGGGGCTGAGCCTGAACAACTCCGGCGACACGGTGCGCCTCTTCCACATGAGCGCCACCGACACGGTCGAGGTGGAGACGAAGGCGTACGGCAGCATCGAGGGGGGCTCGGACCGCTCGACCGGAACCCTCGGCGACGCCGCGCCGTGGGTCCTCTTCGACGGGCTCAACCGGTACACCGGCTCGGGACAGCCTCAG
This region of Candidatus Eisenbacteria bacterium genomic DNA includes:
- a CDS encoding lamin tail domain-containing protein, with the protein product MSRSWVLAVWFLVGAVAAGLVVGIARSESGTIQRVVRAPSPASPVPARPPSPYGGLPPALASQAPSDLRLSEILASPARDWDEDGTFVARQDEWIELRNAGAIALSLDSYYLTDTDSTLRIVPTGTLQPGAVVVITGRMAEDWQRLAGRTVTGLSLNNSGDTVRLFHMSATDTVEVETKAYGSIEGGSDRSTGTLGDAAPWVLFDGLNRYTGSGQPQGTGCSPSPGIQNDCTLDLETTTWGKIKMRYR